The Pseudolabrys sp. FHR47 genome contains a region encoding:
- a CDS encoding TRAP transporter small permease, giving the protein MTLRGMWHRAEEGLIAFILGVMTILTFVQVVLRYGFNSGFIWALEANFYLFSWLVMIGISYCVRIRAHIGVDAAVKLFPTPVRRAIGMIVVVLALIYAGLMIYGSVEYINRMMIIDIEAEDIPVKRWILSICLPIGFGLLFIRLLAMAWRIFTGESEGYELADEAAEALHDVTHDQAPDATTVQR; this is encoded by the coding sequence GTGACACTGCGGGGGATGTGGCACCGCGCCGAGGAAGGCTTGATCGCCTTCATTCTCGGCGTGATGACCATTCTGACATTCGTGCAGGTTGTCCTGCGCTATGGCTTCAACTCGGGATTTATCTGGGCCCTCGAGGCCAATTTCTACCTCTTCTCATGGCTGGTCATGATCGGCATCTCCTACTGCGTGCGGATACGCGCGCATATCGGTGTCGACGCCGCCGTGAAGCTTTTCCCGACGCCAGTCCGTCGCGCTATCGGCATGATCGTCGTGGTGCTGGCGCTGATTTACGCCGGTCTGATGATTTACGGCTCGGTCGAGTACATCAACCGCATGATGATCATCGACATCGAGGCCGAGGATATTCCGGTCAAACGCTGGATCTTGTCGATCTGTCTGCCGATCGGTTTCGGGCTACTTTTCATCCGCTTGCTGGCCATGGCGTGGCGCATCTTCACGGGTGAGTCGGAAGGCTATGAGCTCGCCGACGAGGCCGCGGAAGCACTGCACGACGTAACCCACGATCAGGCTCCCGACGCGACCACGGTGCAGCGATGA
- a CDS encoding TRAP transporter large permease produces the protein MNTVFLFVTLFAMLGIGMPIAMALGLSSIFTILLFQNDSLASLTLKFFQTMEQFTLLAIPFFILAGNFLTTGGVAKRMINFAIAAVGHLPGGLAIASVLACMLFAAVSGSSPATVVAIGSIVIAGMVRVGYSQAFATGVIVNAGTLGILIPPSIVMVVFAAATESSVGRLFVAGVIPGILLGATLMIAIYIVARIKKLPRQPLVPWGERLRLFRDSMWGLLLIVIVMGGIYGGIFTPTEAAAVAAVYAFVAAVFIYGDLKIVDVPRVLLDSGRVTVMLMFIIANAFLFAHVLTTAQIPQDIARMISDAQLAPWQFLLIVNIILLVAGNFMDPSAIVLITAPILFPAAMHLGIDPIHLGIVYVVNMEIGLVTPPVGLNLFVASGITGMPLTAVVRAAMPWLMVLLGFLVVVTYVPEISLWLPNFVFGPALK, from the coding sequence ATGAATACCGTCTTTCTGTTCGTAACGCTCTTCGCCATGCTGGGTATCGGCATGCCGATCGCGATGGCGCTCGGCCTGTCCTCGATCTTCACCATTCTGCTGTTCCAGAACGACAGCCTCGCCTCGCTGACGTTGAAATTCTTCCAGACCATGGAGCAGTTCACGCTGCTCGCCATTCCATTCTTCATTCTGGCCGGCAATTTTCTCACCACAGGCGGCGTCGCCAAGCGCATGATCAATTTCGCCATCGCCGCGGTCGGCCATCTGCCGGGCGGCCTCGCGATCGCGTCGGTGCTGGCCTGCATGCTGTTTGCCGCCGTGTCCGGGTCGTCGCCAGCGACCGTGGTGGCGATTGGTTCGATCGTCATCGCCGGCATGGTCAGGGTCGGCTATTCTCAGGCTTTTGCCACCGGCGTCATCGTCAATGCCGGTACGCTCGGTATCCTCATTCCGCCGTCGATCGTGATGGTGGTTTTCGCGGCGGCAACGGAATCCTCGGTCGGGCGGCTGTTCGTCGCCGGCGTCATTCCCGGCATCCTGCTCGGCGCGACCCTGATGATCGCGATCTACATTGTCGCCAGGATCAAGAAGCTGCCGCGCCAGCCGCTCGTGCCCTGGGGCGAACGCCTCAGGCTGTTCCGCGACTCCATGTGGGGTCTTCTGCTCATCGTCATCGTGATGGGCGGCATCTATGGTGGCATTTTCACGCCGACCGAAGCGGCCGCGGTCGCTGCGGTTTACGCCTTCGTCGCCGCGGTGTTCATCTACGGCGATCTCAAGATCGTCGACGTGCCGCGCGTGCTCCTCGATTCCGGGCGCGTCACGGTGATGTTGATGTTCATCATCGCCAACGCGTTCCTGTTCGCGCATGTGCTCACCACCGCGCAGATACCGCAGGACATCGCGCGCATGATCAGCGACGCGCAGCTTGCGCCGTGGCAGTTCCTGCTCATCGTCAACATCATCCTGCTGGTCGCCGGAAACTTCATGGACCCGTCGGCGATCGTGCTGATCACCGCGCCGATCCTATTCCCGGCGGCGATGCATCTCGGCATCGATCCGATCCACCTCGGCATAGTCTATGTGGTCAATATGGAGATCGGTCTGGTGACGCCGCCGGTTGGCCTCAACCTATTCGTTGCATCCGGTATCACCGGCATGCCGTTGACGGCCGTCGTGCGCGCGGCGATGCCATGGCTCATGGTCCTGCTCGGCTTCCTGGTCGTCGTCACTTACGTCCCCGAGATATCCCTCTGGCTGCCGAATTTTGTGTTCGGGCCGGCGCTGAAATAG
- a CDS encoding Spy/CpxP family protein refolding chaperone, producing the protein MLKYILAGTTALAIAGGSLAYAQKGPDGPRGAERWRPTAEDMAAFGDARIAALKAGLKLTPEQEKNWPAVEAALRDLAKQRSERFAARASADKPTDQFERLSQRADAMAQQGAALKKLTEAAGPLYKSLDDSQKKRFWVLAKLGGERGGWHRGGHHGHGGMMHHQGPRGPMGGPMGGPGGGPDSPPRPQ; encoded by the coding sequence ATGCTGAAGTACATTCTAGCCGGCACGACCGCGCTTGCGATCGCCGGTGGCTCGCTTGCCTATGCCCAGAAGGGGCCCGACGGTCCCCGTGGGGCCGAGCGCTGGCGTCCGACCGCGGAGGATATGGCCGCGTTCGGCGATGCACGTATCGCGGCGCTGAAGGCCGGCCTCAAGCTCACGCCGGAGCAGGAGAAGAACTGGCCGGCGGTGGAAGCCGCGCTGCGCGATCTGGCCAAGCAGCGCTCGGAGCGCTTTGCCGCGCGCGCGTCGGCCGATAAGCCGACCGACCAGTTCGAGCGGCTGAGCCAGCGCGCCGACGCAATGGCGCAGCAGGGCGCGGCGCTGAAGAAGCTCACCGAGGCGGCGGGCCCGCTCTACAAGAGCCTCGACGACTCCCAGAAGAAGCGCTTCTGGGTGCTGGCGAAGCTCGGTGGCGAGCGCGGCGGTTGGCATCGCGGCGGCCATCACGGCCATGGCGGGATGATGCATCACCAAGGCCCGCGCGGGCCGATGGGCGGTCCTATGGGCGGTCCTGGCGGCGGCCCGGATAGCCCCCCGCGGCCGCAGTAA
- a CDS encoding mannose-1-phosphate guanylyltransferase/mannose-6-phosphate isomerase, protein MASPIVPVLLAGGAGTRLWPVSRDALPKQFLPLMGKHSTYQETLLRVRGPEFGTPIVVTGPDFHFFARRQAEELGIDVTVVIEPMRRDSGPAIAAGAAITLMRDPQAVILALAADHIVLDPEDFRKTCVAGRAAADLGRIVTFGIKPTEPKTSFGYIRPGKPIDGTTTAEVESFVEKPDLATAARYVQDGYLWNSGNFLFRADVLLDELRRLEPDMASAVEDSVARSNTDLGFVRLDAEAFARSPQKSIDYAVMERTDRAAVVTGNFRWSDIGSWDALFDIAPTDANGNVLQGQVTLMDSRNCVVHSESRLTTLIGVEDLVVVSVADATLVVPRSRSQEVKDLVAKLKADKRPEAVVHRRVHRPWGYYESIDMGERFQVKRIVVLPGGVLSLQRHRHRSEHWVVVSGTAEVTIEQAVRAVHENESVYVPIGSVHRLANKGKIPLELIEVQTGSYLGEDDIERLEDVYSRA, encoded by the coding sequence ATGGCCTCTCCGATCGTTCCCGTTCTCCTTGCCGGCGGCGCCGGGACGCGGCTCTGGCCGGTCTCCCGTGACGCCCTGCCCAAGCAGTTCCTGCCGCTTATGGGCAAGCACTCGACCTATCAGGAGACCCTGCTCCGCGTCCGCGGCCCCGAATTCGGCACGCCCATTGTCGTCACCGGTCCCGATTTTCATTTCTTCGCCCGCCGCCAGGCCGAGGAGCTCGGCATTGACGTCACCGTCGTCATCGAGCCGATGCGCCGCGACTCCGGACCGGCCATCGCCGCCGGCGCCGCCATCACGCTCATGCGCGATCCGCAAGCCGTCATCCTGGCGCTGGCCGCCGACCACATCGTGCTCGACCCGGAAGACTTCCGCAAAACCTGCGTCGCCGGCCGCGCCGCCGCCGACCTCGGCCGCATTGTCACCTTCGGCATCAAGCCAACCGAACCCAAGACCAGCTTCGGCTACATCCGGCCAGGCAAGCCGATCGACGGCACGACGACCGCCGAAGTCGAGAGCTTCGTCGAGAAGCCGGATCTCGCCACTGCCGCGCGCTATGTGCAGGACGGCTATCTTTGGAATTCCGGCAACTTCCTGTTCCGCGCCGACGTGCTGCTCGACGAACTCAGGCGCCTTGAGCCCGACATGGCGAGCGCTGTCGAGGATAGCGTTGCCCGCTCCAACACCGACCTCGGCTTTGTGCGCCTCGACGCCGAGGCCTTCGCCCGCTCACCGCAGAAGTCGATCGACTACGCGGTGATGGAGCGCACCGACCGCGCCGCGGTGGTGACCGGCAATTTCCGCTGGTCGGATATCGGAAGCTGGGATGCCCTGTTCGACATCGCGCCGACCGATGCCAACGGCAACGTGCTGCAAGGTCAAGTGACGCTGATGGACTCCAGGAACTGCGTCGTCCACTCGGAGAGCCGCCTTACGACGCTGATCGGCGTCGAGGATCTGGTCGTCGTCAGCGTCGCCGATGCGACGCTGGTCGTGCCGCGCTCGCGCTCGCAGGAGGTCAAGGACCTCGTTGCGAAGCTGAAAGCCGACAAGCGACCGGAAGCCGTGGTGCACCGCCGCGTGCATCGTCCATGGGGCTATTACGAGTCCATCGACATGGGCGAGCGCTTCCAGGTCAAACGTATCGTCGTCCTGCCCGGCGGCGTGCTGTCGCTACAGCGCCACCGGCATCGCTCCGAGCACTGGGTTGTCGTGAGCGGCACCGCCGAGGTGACGATCGAGCAGGCCGTCAGGGCCGTCCACGAGAATGAATCGGTCTATGTCCCGATCGGCTCGGTGCACCGCCTCGCCAACAAGGGCAAGATTCCGCTCGAACTCATCGAGGTGCAGACGGGCAGCTACCTCGGCGAGGACGACATCGAGCGGCTGGAGGACGTCTATAGCCGCGCCTAG
- the rfbC gene encoding dTDP-4-dehydrorhamnose 3,5-epimerase: protein MLIPERHEDDRGWFAETFRLDRFEAEAGNVTFVQHSRSLSQQRGTVRGLHFQVEPAAQGKLVKVSRGRIFDVAVDLRSSSPTYGGHVAVDLSADNGRQLWIPAGFAHGFCTLEDDCEVAYMLTDYYSVQHERGLRWDDPALAIRWPVDTDRATLSARDKQQPSLAQLRAVFT from the coding sequence GTGCTGATCCCGGAACGCCACGAGGACGACCGTGGCTGGTTCGCCGAGACGTTCAGGCTGGACCGGTTTGAAGCCGAGGCCGGCAACGTAACTTTCGTCCAGCACAGCCGATCGCTATCCCAGCAAAGGGGAACGGTGAGGGGGCTCCATTTCCAGGTAGAGCCGGCCGCGCAAGGCAAGCTCGTCAAGGTTTCGCGCGGACGCATCTTCGATGTGGCGGTCGATCTGAGGTCGTCGTCGCCGACCTATGGCGGGCACGTGGCTGTCGATCTATCGGCCGACAATGGACGGCAGTTATGGATTCCCGCCGGCTTCGCCCATGGCTTCTGTACGCTCGAGGACGATTGCGAAGTCGCCTACATGCTGACGGACTACTACAGCGTTCAGCACGAACGCGGCCTTCGGTGGGACGATCCGGCCCTGGCGATCCGATGGCCGGTGGATACCGATCGGGCCACTCTGTCGGCTAGGGACAAGCAACAACCGTCGCTGGCGCAGCTGCGCGCGGTGTTCACTTAA
- a CDS encoding 2Fe-2S iron-sulfur cluster-binding protein: MPKITFIEHDGTVHEVEAELGASVMETALRNDISSIVAECGGGCTCATCHIYVDEAWVERVGPPSPSEDAELDAAFDVRANSRLSCQITVTEALDGLVVRTPSYQGR; the protein is encoded by the coding sequence ATGCCCAAGATCACCTTCATCGAACATGACGGCACCGTTCACGAGGTCGAGGCCGAACTCGGCGCCTCGGTCATGGAGACGGCGCTACGCAACGACATCAGCAGCATCGTCGCCGAATGCGGCGGCGGCTGCACCTGCGCCACGTGTCATATTTATGTCGATGAAGCCTGGGTCGAGCGCGTTGGCCCGCCCTCGCCGTCCGAGGACGCCGAACTTGACGCCGCCTTCGACGTGCGCGCCAACTCGCGGCTGTCGTGTCAGATCACGGTGACCGAGGCGCTCGACGGGCTTGTCGTGCGCACGCCGTCCTATCAGGGGCGATAG
- a CDS encoding NAD(P)/FAD-dependent oxidoreductase encodes MSETIKTDVLIVGAGPCGLFAVFELGLLDIKAHVVDILDKVGGQCAELYPEKPIYDIPGIPEITGQGLAQSLMQQIKPFNPTFHLGEMVTGIENIGDPLYRVTTTVGKTFETKVIVIAAGGGSFQPKRPPIDGIEPYEAKSVFYAVRKMEAFRDKNIVIVGGGDSALDWTLNLQPIAKRLTLVHRRDDFRGAPDSVNKMRGLVASGAMDLRIGQVTALEGADGQLSAISVKDKDGKLDRVACDAMLPFFGLTMKLGPISDWKLDMDDELIKVDVSTFETNRLGIFAIGDINTYPGKLKLILSGFHEGALMAQRAHHYVHPEKRLVFQYTTSSTSLQKKLGVA; translated from the coding sequence ATGAGCGAGACCATCAAGACCGACGTCCTTATCGTCGGCGCCGGCCCCTGCGGCCTGTTTGCCGTGTTCGAGCTGGGCCTCCTGGACATCAAGGCGCACGTCGTCGACATCCTCGACAAGGTCGGCGGCCAGTGCGCGGAGCTCTATCCCGAGAAGCCGATCTACGACATTCCCGGTATCCCCGAGATCACCGGCCAGGGACTGGCTCAGTCGCTGATGCAGCAGATCAAGCCGTTCAACCCCACATTCCATCTCGGCGAGATGGTGACCGGCATCGAAAATATCGGCGATCCGCTTTACCGCGTCACCACAACCGTCGGCAAAACTTTCGAGACCAAGGTGATCGTCATCGCCGCCGGCGGCGGCTCGTTCCAGCCGAAGCGGCCGCCGATCGACGGCATCGAACCCTATGAGGCAAAATCGGTGTTCTATGCGGTGCGCAAGATGGAAGCGTTCCGCGACAAGAACATCGTCATCGTCGGTGGCGGCGATAGCGCGCTCGACTGGACACTCAACCTGCAGCCCATCGCCAAGCGCCTGACCCTCGTGCACCGCCGCGACGATTTCCGCGGCGCGCCCGACAGCGTCAACAAGATGCGCGGCCTGGTCGCCTCCGGCGCCATGGATCTTCGCATCGGCCAGGTTACCGCGCTCGAGGGCGCCGACGGCCAGCTCTCGGCCATCTCGGTCAAAGACAAGGACGGCAAGCTCGACCGCGTCGCCTGCGACGCCATGCTGCCCTTCTTCGGCCTGACCATGAAGCTCGGCCCGATTTCGGACTGGAAACTCGATATGGACGACGAACTGATAAAGGTCGACGTCTCCACCTTCGAGACCAACCGCCTAGGCATCTTCGCCATCGGCGACATCAACACCTATCCCGGCAAGCTGAAGCTGATCCTGTCCGGCTTCCACGAAGGTGCGCTGATGGCGCAGCGGGCCCATCATTACGTTCACCCGGAGAAACGTCTCGTGTTCCAATACACGACGTCGTCGACCAGCCTGCAGAAAAAACTCGGCGTCGCCTAA
- a CDS encoding helix-turn-helix transcriptional regulator — protein sequence MHTAQTKAALRKPPRESDAYLHRLGERVRMLRNQRGMSRKVLARQAKVSERYIAQLESGLGNCSIVLLRRIARAIGLPVTQLVHDGSDPPLDLVLISQFLERLSPAELAEARRLLDDRFRAAGADDPARRRRIALIGLRGGGKSTLGTLLANHLGIPFVELNREIERRAGASLGEIFDMFGQESFRRAEREALDDVLNRHEAFVLATSGSIVTEPGTLDMLLASCFTVWVKAEPQEHMKRVMAQGDMRPMANSARAMDDLISILKSREPLYARAEATITTTGKTPDQNLGELLRVIAPPARSKEPAPAG from the coding sequence ATGCACACGGCACAGACAAAAGCCGCACTGAGGAAACCGCCCCGGGAATCCGATGCCTACCTCCATCGGCTGGGCGAACGGGTGCGTATGCTGCGCAATCAGCGCGGCATGTCGCGCAAAGTGCTGGCCCGCCAGGCCAAGGTATCCGAGCGCTATATCGCCCAACTCGAATCCGGCCTCGGCAACTGCTCCATCGTGCTCCTGCGCCGCATAGCCCGCGCCATTGGCCTGCCGGTGACGCAGCTCGTCCATGACGGCAGCGACCCGCCGCTCGACCTCGTGCTCATCAGCCAATTCCTCGAGCGCCTGTCGCCGGCCGAACTGGCCGAGGCGCGGCGCCTGCTTGACGACCGCTTCCGCGCGGCCGGCGCCGACGATCCCGCGCGACGGCGGCGCATTGCGCTGATCGGCCTGCGCGGCGGCGGTAAATCCACGCTCGGCACGTTGCTCGCCAATCACCTCGGTATTCCGTTCGTCGAACTCAACCGCGAAATCGAGCGCCGCGCAGGCGCCTCGCTCGGCGAGATATTCGACATGTTCGGCCAGGAATCGTTTCGGCGCGCCGAGCGCGAGGCGCTCGACGACGTTCTCAACCGGCACGAGGCATTCGTCCTCGCCACCTCCGGCTCGATCGTCACCGAGCCGGGGACGCTGGACATGCTGCTGGCGTCCTGCTTCACGGTCTGGGTCAAGGCCGAACCGCAGGAGCACATGAAGCGCGTGATGGCACAGGGCGACATGCGGCCGATGGCAAATTCGGCACGCGCCATGGACGACCTGATTTCTATTCTCAAGAGCCGTGAACCGCTCTATGCCAGAGCGGAAGCGACCATCACCACAACGGGCAAGACGCCCGATCAGAATCTTGGCGAGTTGCTGCGCGTCATCGCGCCACCCGCACGTAGCAAGGAGCCGGCGCCCGCCGGATAA
- the boxC gene encoding 2,3-epoxybenzoyl-CoA dihydrolase: protein MTDTAEPRIVDYRTDPSRYRHWRIEIDGNVANLIMDVDPAGGLKPDYELKLNSYDLGVDIELNDAVQRLRFEHPEVQAVVIKSGKDNVFCAGANIRMLGKSTHQWKVNFCKFTNETRLAIEDASANSGQKYMAAVSGACAGGGYELALAAEHIMLIDDRRSAVSLPETPLLAVLPGTGGLTRVTDKRKVRRDRADFFCATEEGLRGAKAVEWKLVDEAVPPSKWQDAVKARAAEIAKQSDRPANAKGIALTPLERTITEGRVSYSHVEVEIERDKSIATIIVKAPNEAAPDSVEAVHTKGAAFWPLAMARELEDAILHLRTNEPTINLVVLKTEGDAKAVLSHDDVLLNGHDGGHNDWLLREIRHYVKRVFKRLDVTPKTLMALVEPGSCFAGTLAELVFVADRSAMLIGTREGDNRAPAAITLGKANFGSYPMGNGLTRLQTRFLDDDVSLKAAEAKIGEPLEAEDALDLGLVTFAYEDFDWDDELRVMTEERASFSPDALTGLEANLRFAGPETMETKIFGRLTAWQNWIFQRPNAIGEQGALKLYGSGVKPTFNKERV, encoded by the coding sequence ATGACCGACACCGCCGAACCCCGCATCGTCGATTACCGCACCGATCCATCGCGCTATCGTCATTGGCGCATCGAGATCGACGGTAACGTCGCCAATTTGATCATGGACGTCGATCCGGCCGGTGGCCTCAAGCCGGATTACGAACTCAAGCTCAACTCCTACGATCTCGGCGTCGATATCGAACTCAACGACGCGGTGCAGCGCCTGCGTTTCGAGCATCCGGAAGTCCAGGCCGTCGTCATCAAGTCCGGCAAGGACAATGTGTTCTGCGCCGGCGCCAATATCCGCATGCTCGGCAAGTCGACGCACCAGTGGAAGGTGAACTTCTGCAAGTTCACCAACGAGACGCGCCTTGCCATTGAAGATGCCAGCGCCAATTCCGGCCAGAAGTATATGGCGGCCGTCAGCGGCGCCTGCGCCGGCGGTGGCTATGAACTCGCGCTCGCGGCCGAGCACATCATGCTGATTGACGATCGTCGCTCGGCGGTGTCGCTGCCGGAGACGCCGCTGCTCGCAGTGCTGCCGGGTACCGGCGGCCTCACGCGCGTCACCGACAAGCGCAAGGTGCGCCGCGACCGCGCCGATTTCTTCTGCGCCACGGAGGAGGGCCTGCGCGGCGCCAAGGCGGTGGAATGGAAGCTGGTCGACGAGGCAGTGCCGCCGTCGAAGTGGCAGGACGCGGTGAAGGCCCGCGCCGCCGAGATCGCCAAACAATCCGATCGTCCGGCCAATGCCAAGGGCATTGCGCTGACGCCGCTTGAGCGCACCATCACCGAAGGCCGCGTCAGCTACTCCCATGTCGAAGTCGAGATCGAGCGCGACAAGTCGATTGCGACCATTATCGTCAAGGCGCCGAATGAAGCGGCTCCTGACTCGGTTGAGGCGGTGCACACAAAGGGCGCGGCTTTCTGGCCGCTGGCGATGGCGCGCGAACTCGAGGATGCCATTCTGCATCTGCGCACCAACGAGCCGACGATCAATCTTGTGGTGCTCAAGACCGAAGGCGATGCCAAGGCGGTGCTGAGCCATGACGACGTGTTGCTCAATGGCCATGATGGTGGTCACAATGATTGGCTGCTGCGCGAAATCCGTCATTACGTGAAGCGTGTGTTCAAGCGTCTCGATGTGACGCCAAAGACGTTGATGGCCCTGGTCGAGCCCGGTTCGTGTTTTGCCGGCACGCTGGCCGAACTCGTCTTCGTTGCCGACCGGTCGGCGATGCTGATCGGTACGCGCGAGGGCGACAACCGCGCGCCGGCAGCGATCACGCTGGGCAAGGCCAATTTCGGGTCCTATCCGATGGGCAATGGTCTGACGCGCCTCCAGACACGCTTCCTCGACGACGACGTGTCGCTCAAGGCCGCCGAAGCGAAAATCGGCGAGCCGCTCGAAGCCGAGGACGCGCTTGATCTCGGCCTCGTCACCTTCGCTTATGAGGATTTTGACTGGGACGACGAATTGCGCGTAATGACGGAAGAGCGCGCTTCGTTCTCTCCAGATGCGCTGACGGGCTTGG